One genomic segment of Musa acuminata AAA Group cultivar baxijiao chromosome BXJ3-3, Cavendish_Baxijiao_AAA, whole genome shotgun sequence includes these proteins:
- the LOC103977376 gene encoding 1-aminocyclopropane-1-carboxylate oxidase, protein MAIPVIDFSKLDGKERAETMARIANGCEEWGFFQLVNHGIPVELLERVKKVSSECYKLREERFKGSKPVQLLDTLVKEGDGQRLDNVDWEDVFVLQDDNEWPSNPPDFEETMKEYREEIRKLAEKMMEVMDENLGFEKGCIKKAFSGDGQHPPFFGTKVSHYPPCPRLDLVKGLRAHTDAGGVILLFQDDQVGGLQMLKDGRWIDVQPLANAIVINTGDQIEVLSNGRYKSAWHRVLATSHGNRRSIASFYNPSLKATIAPAAGAATKEAAPPALYPKFLFGDYMDVYVKQKYEPKEPRFEAVRAV, encoded by the exons ATGGCGATTCCGGTCATCGATTTCTCCAAGTTGGATGGCAAGGAAAGGGCCGAAACCATGGCCCGGATTGCCAATGGATGCGAGGAATGGGGATTCTTTCAG CTGGTGAACCATGGGATTCCGGTCGAGCTGCTGGAACGCGTGAAGAAGGTCAGCTCCGAGTGCTACAAGTTGAGGGAGGAGCGATTCAAGGGATCCAAACCCGTTCAGCTGTTAGACACGCTGGTGAAAGAAGGCGATGGTCAACGCTTGGACAACGTGGACTGGGAGGACGTGTTCGTTCTTCAAGACGACAATGAATGGCCGTCCAACCCTCCGGACTTCGA GGAGACCATGAAGGAGTACAGGGAAGAAATCAGGAAGCTGGCGGAGAAAATGATGGAGGTAATGGACGAGAATCTGGGCTTCGAAAAGGGCTGCATCAAGAAAGCATTCTCTGGGGACGGCCAGCACCCGCCCTTCTTCGGCACCAAGGTGAGCCACTACCCGCCGTGCCCGCGCCTGGACCTGGTGAAGGGCCTTCGCGCCCACACCGACGCCGGCGGCGTCATCCTCCTCTTCCAGGACGACCAAGTCGGCGGCCTCCAGATGCTCAAGGACGGCCGGTGGATCGACGTCCAGCCCTTGGCCAACGCCATCGTCATAAACACCGGAGATCAGATCGAGGTCCTCAGCAACGGTCGCTACAAGAGCGCGTGGCACCGGGTGCTCGCCACCAGCCACGGCAACCGCCGCTCCATCGCTTCCTTCTACAACCCCTCCCTGAAGGCGACCATCGCTCCAGCCGCCGGCGCCGCCACCAAGGAAGCTGCCCCTCCTGCTCTGTACCCAAAGTTTCTGTTCGGGGACTACATGGACGTGTACGTGAAGCAGAAGTACGAGCCCAAGGAACCGAGATTTGAGGCAGTCAGAGCTGTTTGA